In Zingiber officinale cultivar Zhangliang chromosome 8B, Zo_v1.1, whole genome shotgun sequence, a single genomic region encodes these proteins:
- the LOC122015194 gene encoding protein NARROW LEAF 1-like, with product MRLSGTQGHHHSGSAQSEESALDMERNVCNHFYSCSPSPLQPIASGGQHSEGTAAYFSWPTSTLLHGAAEGRANYFGNLQKGVLPAHLGQFPTGQQATTLLDLMTIRAFHSKILRRYSLGTAIGFRIRKGQLTEIPAILVFVARKVHRKWISHSQCLPSMLEGPGGIWCDVDVVEFSYYGAPAPTPKEQLYNELVDGLRGSDPCIGSGSQVASQETYGTLGAIVKSRTGNKQVGFLTNRHVAVDLDYPNQKMFHPLPPNLGPGVYLGAVERATSFITDDVWYGIYAGTNPETFVRADGALIPFADDFDVSCVTTTVKGLGDIGNVKVIDLQAPIGSLIGRQVVKVGRSSGLTTGTVMAYALEYNDEKGICFFTDFLVVGENQQTFDLEGDSGSLIILTGQDDEKPQPVGIIWGGTANRGRLKLKSGHGPENWTSGVDLGRLLDLLELDLITTSEELQDALQEQRFALAAAINSTVGESSPTVCTHPNEKTDEIYEPIGVEFQVDTVEVANKVEEHQFILNFSTSPVRRDQEDGPERKNLSSLANSSGEDLCVSLHLCDGGHKRQRSDPALSNDHQTQ from the exons ATGAGGCTATCAGGCACTCAAGGTCATCATCACTCAGGGTCTGCACAATCTGAGGAATCAGCCTTGGACATGGAGAGAAATGTATGTAATCACTTTTATTCATGCAGTCCATCTCCCCTACAACCTATTGCATCAGGCGGTCAACATTCCGAAGGCACTGCTGCATACTTCTCCTGGCCAACCTCAACACTGTTGCATGGCGCTGCTGAAGGTCGAGCTAATTATTTTGGGAACCTTCAGAAAGGAGTATTGCCTGCACATCTCGGACAGTTTCCAACCGGACAACAAGCCACAACACTGCTTGATCTGATGACTATAAGGGCATTTCACAGCAAGATTTTGCGTCGCTATAGTCTAGGTACAGCAATAGGATTCCGCATAAGGAAAGGTCAATTGACAGAGATTCCAGCAATTCTTGTCTTTGTTGCTCGGAAAGTTCATAGAAAATGGATCAGCCACAGCCAATGTCTTCCATCTATGCTTGAG GGACCGGGAGGCATATGGTGTGATGTCGACGTGGTGGAATTCTCTTATTATGGTGCACCAGCACCAACTCCCAAGGAGCAACTGTACAACGAGCTTGTAGATGGATTGCGTGGAAGTGATCCATGTATCGGTTCAGGTTCTCAG GTTGCGAGCCAAGAAACATATGGAACTTTAGGTGCCATTGTGAAAAGTCGAACGGGAAATAAACAAGTTGGTTTCCTCACTAATCGCCATGTTGCAGTTGATTTGGATTACCCTAACCAGAAGATGTTTCATCCTTTACCACCTAATCTCGGTCCTGGAGTTTATCTGGGTGCTGTTGAAAGGGCAACATCATTTATCACAGATGACGTTTGGTATGGGATCTATGCCGGAACTAACCCAG AAACATTTGTGCGGGCAGATGGTGCGCTCATTCCTTTTGCTGATGACTTTGATGTGTCTTGTGTCACCACCACTGTGAAGGGGTTGGGTGACATTGGAAATGTCAAGGTCATAGATCTACAAGCACCAATCGGCAGCCTGATTGGGAGGCAAGTCGTCAAGGTTGGAAGAAGCTCTGGATTGACGACTGGCACTGTGATGGCATACGCCTTGGAGTATAACGATGAAAAAGGGATATGCTTCTTCACAGATTTTCTTGTCGTGGGTGAGAACCAGCAGACGTTTGATCTGGAAGGTGATAGTGGAAGTCTCATAATTCTAACAGGACAAGATGATGAGAAGCCACAGCCAGTAGGGATCATCTGGGGCGGGACTGCCAACCGTGGAAGATTGAAACTGAAAAGTGGTCATGGTCCAGAGAATTGGACGAGCGGAGTCGATCTCGGTCGCCTTCTTGATCTTTTGGAACTTGATCTTATAACGACTAGCGAAGAACTTCAAG ATGCCCTTCAGGAGCAAAGATTTGCTTTAGCAGCGGCTATTAACTCTACAGTTGGCGAATCATCTCCTACTGTATGCACCCATCCAAACGAAAAGACGGATGAGATATACGAACCTATTG GTGTTGAATTTCAGGTAGACACTGTCGAGGTGGCAAACAAGGTCGAAGAACATCAGTTCATCCTGAACTTCAGCACTTCCCCGGTGCGTCGGGATCAAGAGGATGGACCAGAAAGGAAAAACCTGTCATCATTAGCGAACTCATCTGGTGAAGATCTGTGTGTCTCTCTGCATTTATGCGACGGAGGACATAAAAGACAACGATCAGATCCCGCATTGAGCAATGATCATCAAACACAATGA
- the LOC122014551 gene encoding uncharacterized protein LOC122014551, with the protein MSKVSSLLAEIDAYKERTSSLEVSLQASKEEERELIDALNANNDERNKIETLYDIQGKDHAKAQGMIENLPNKFKSVEVEMEIADEEFEGSVHREQELVEKLNYTRQQLVHQEKALEESTARRREMILMNEALVKDLEFKLQKATLSIKQKESQVIELLEKLKFLEEEKAIYKDEAIEANEISATLKAELEANAVKSVSLKNKVEELNHIILQYHSEFEEMALENEMMAGTNSKLQTSLEAHRLKLEELNQFLSLNHSEMEATARQLASNAKTHGKING; encoded by the coding sequence ATGAGCAAGGTTTCCTCACTTTTAGCTGAaattgatgcctacaaagaaagAACATCAAGTCTTGAAGTTTCGTTGCAAGCTTCAAAGGAAGAGGAGAGAGAATTAATAGATGCATTGAATGCCAACAATgatgaaagaaataaaatagaaaccTTATATGATATTCAGGGAAAAGATCATGCTAAAGCACAGGGCATGATTGAGAACTTGCCCAATAAATTCAAATCTGTAGAAGTGGAAATGGAAATTGCTGATGAAGAATTTGAAGGTTCCGTTCATAGAGAGCAAGAACTAGTTGAGAAGCTTAATTATACTAGGCAACAACTAGTGCATCAAGAGAAAGCTTTGGAAGAAAGTACTGCCAGGAGAAGGGAGATGATATTAATGAATGAAGCTCTGGTAAAGGATTTAGAGTTTAAACTTCAAAAAGCAACACTGAGTATTAAACAAAAGGAATCTCAAGTTATAGAATTGCTTGAGAAGTTAAAGTTTCTTGAAGAAGAAAAGGCAATATACAAAGATGAGGCAATTGAAGCTAATGAGATTAGTGCTACACTGAAGGCAGAGCTGGAGGCAAATGCAGTGAAATCGGTTTCCCTGAAGAACAAAGTTGAAGAGCTTAATCATATAATTTTACAATATCATTCAGAATTTGAAGAAATGGCTTTGGAAAATGAAATGATGGCTGGCACAAATTCAAAGCTTCAGACAAGTTTGGAAGCTCATCGGCTCAAACTTGAAGAACTAAACCAGTTTTTGAGCTTGAATCATTCAGAGATGGAAGCAACTGCTAGACAGCTTGCTTCTAATGCAAAAACCCATGGAAAAATTAACGGATGA